In Acaryochloris sp. CCMEE 5410, the following proteins share a genomic window:
- a CDS encoding FixH family protein yields the protein MKKIFLAIALVSTFLFSCSAQSGEQAAETSDSAEAPTEQAKSKPDGDKEGMDPSNTSKDIHLVSPKSAEVPMGDAELVVRVEKENLTPEDVSVQVSMPMEGEADMTSLAIVEPGDKAQEFKIKTNFGMAGPWTVQVKAKDAEPATLAFEVK from the coding sequence ATGAAGAAAATCTTTTTGGCGATCGCTCTTGTGAGCACCTTTCTATTTTCCTGTAGTGCCCAATCAGGAGAACAAGCTGCAGAGACATCGGACAGCGCAGAAGCTCCCACAGAGCAGGCAAAATCCAAGCCTGATGGTGACAAGGAAGGCATGGACCCCAGCAACACATCTAAGGATATTCATTTAGTGAGTCCTAAATCCGCCGAAGTGCCCATGGGCGATGCCGAACTGGTGGTTCGCGTTGAGAAGGAGAATCTCACGCCCGAGGATGTCTCTGTCCAAGTCTCAATGCCCATGGAAGGCGAAGCGGATATGACCTCTCTGGCCATTGTGGAACCCGGAGATAAAGCCCAGGAGTTCAAAATTAAAACCAACTTTGGGATGGCTGGTCCTTGGACAGTGCAGGTAAAGGCCAAGGATGCTGAACCTGCAACCCTAGCCTTTGAGGTGAAGTAG
- a CDS encoding efflux RND transporter periplasmic adaptor subunit yields MTQDRVESNPAESEISVSPLAKVEEAEGDACEDNDSQVASISHSPGFRPFQSLFALGIFMVLSGGIWFAVKQFGEMAMADTEQGTMDHGGMSHDEMMAVDGAFNAIPVQVEEIRPGLVQETIQYTGSVYPYLEVTVYPRVAGQLRDYSIYPGDRVTKGQVIAQLDALERRTELVEAKAERDVMREILVANSMQLEEQQREIDRMAAELDYMKLKAKRFKALAAGGAISQNDYDLVASEVAAKESAISGAKTKWVRMKAELGRDRAKINQFQAKANTAVVMERYTNLTAPISGIVQSRMADPGVVVQPGMGVLKIGDYSRVRLRANVAQADAVGIGKGTRVKALIPGTKMPPITGEITSIFPSADPRTRTVTVEAVVNNPSDQLLSGQFLEMQIIKASKPATLSVPQTALHQFQGQPAVWVVQGNGEEAVAVRRRVKRGLVSGDRVEIVKGLKSGDHVITTGTSRLLEDSKVAVVNAAGEPVASLSTPTAGNVSIQLVRPKTKTVKAGTEELILQVVDADTLSPLAIKQLEVDVTMPMKNMAPMTAMVDLKALPEPGKFRVKTHFGMKGDWVIKAQVKDAEHLGRAQFKLTAQ; encoded by the coding sequence ATGACCCAAGATCGTGTCGAGTCTAACCCTGCTGAATCAGAAATATCTGTTTCTCCATTAGCCAAAGTTGAGGAGGCCGAAGGCGATGCGTGCGAGGATAATGACTCCCAGGTCGCCTCTATCAGTCATTCCCCTGGCTTTCGTCCGTTCCAAAGTTTATTTGCCTTGGGCATTTTCATGGTCCTCTCAGGTGGCATCTGGTTTGCTGTCAAGCAGTTCGGTGAGATGGCGATGGCAGATACAGAGCAGGGGACAATGGATCATGGGGGTATGTCTCATGATGAGATGATGGCCGTGGATGGGGCTTTCAATGCAATACCCGTTCAGGTAGAGGAAATCCGCCCCGGTTTGGTTCAGGAAACGATTCAGTATACGGGATCGGTGTATCCCTACCTAGAAGTCACGGTGTACCCGCGCGTCGCGGGACAACTCAGAGATTACTCAATTTACCCAGGCGATCGCGTTACCAAGGGCCAAGTGATTGCCCAACTTGATGCCTTAGAACGACGAACTGAACTGGTCGAAGCGAAGGCTGAGAGGGACGTCATGCGTGAGATTCTAGTCGCTAACAGCATGCAGTTGGAGGAGCAACAGCGCGAGATTGACCGTATGGCTGCTGAACTGGATTACATGAAGCTCAAGGCCAAACGCTTTAAGGCTCTGGCTGCAGGCGGGGCCATTTCCCAAAACGACTATGACCTCGTCGCATCAGAGGTGGCAGCCAAGGAGTCAGCGATCTCTGGAGCAAAAACCAAGTGGGTGCGAATGAAGGCAGAGCTAGGGCGAGACCGTGCCAAGATCAATCAATTCCAAGCAAAGGCGAACACGGCGGTTGTCATGGAGCGCTACACCAATCTCACCGCCCCCATTAGCGGGATTGTGCAGTCTCGGATGGCCGATCCGGGGGTAGTGGTTCAGCCCGGAATGGGGGTGCTCAAAATTGGGGACTATAGCCGGGTGAGGTTACGGGCAAATGTCGCTCAGGCCGATGCGGTCGGAATTGGTAAAGGAACCCGCGTCAAAGCCCTGATTCCGGGTACGAAGATGCCACCGATCACTGGTGAAATCACCAGCATTTTCCCCAGCGCCGATCCTCGAACGCGCACAGTCACTGTAGAGGCAGTGGTGAATAACCCCAGCGATCAGCTACTGTCGGGTCAGTTTCTAGAAATGCAGATCATCAAGGCCAGTAAACCCGCAACACTGTCCGTCCCCCAGACGGCTCTGCATCAGTTTCAGGGGCAGCCAGCGGTGTGGGTGGTGCAGGGTAATGGCGAAGAGGCAGTCGCAGTGAGGCGCAGGGTAAAACGGGGGCTCGTGAGTGGTGATCGTGTTGAAATAGTGAAGGGCTTGAAGTCCGGCGATCATGTCATTACAACGGGCACTTCGCGATTGTTAGAAGACTCAAAGGTTGCGGTCGTCAACGCGGCTGGTGAGCCCGTAGCTTCATTGTCCACGCCGACTGCGGGAAATGTCTCAATTCAGCTGGTCCGTCCCAAGACGAAAACAGTGAAAGCCGGGACCGAGGAGTTGATTTTGCAAGTGGTCGATGCGGACACTCTATCCCCCTTGGCCATTAAGCAGCTTGAAGTGGATGTGACTATGCCGATGAAAAATATGGCTCCCATGACGGCCATGGTAGACCTCAAAGCTTTACCGGAACCGGGTAAGTTTCGGGTAAAGACCCATTTTGGGATGAAGGGAGACTGGGTGATTAAGGCCCAGGTCAAGGATGCCGAGCATCTAGGACGCGCCCAGTTCAAGCTAACGGCTCAATAG
- a CDS encoding thioredoxin has protein sequence MTQHSKEVFKEDCPICDGTVQSVEELACPSCKIQIWHLGADDTAQRLEQATQYGIHRVPAMVVNSKLSGCCQN, from the coding sequence ATGACTCAGCATTCAAAAGAAGTCTTTAAAGAGGATTGCCCCATTTGCGATGGTACGGTCCAGTCTGTAGAAGAGTTAGCTTGCCCCTCCTGTAAGATCCAGATTTGGCACCTTGGTGCAGATGATACCGCTCAGCGTCTTGAGCAAGCTACTCAGTATGGCATTCATCGGGTTCCAGCGATGGTGGTAAACAGCAAACTGTCGGGCTGCTGTCAGAATTAG
- a CDS encoding thioredoxin family protein: MAKRQVEVFTAGCPLCDPAVQLIRELACNNCEVQVYDLRDDCATNVCRDKVTQYGIHRVPTVVVDGKLTECCQNQQLISRDALIAAGIGQS; the protein is encoded by the coding sequence ATGGCCAAGCGTCAAGTTGAAGTGTTTACTGCCGGATGCCCCCTCTGCGACCCTGCGGTTCAATTAATACGGGAGCTGGCCTGTAACAACTGCGAGGTTCAGGTTTACGACTTGCGAGACGACTGTGCAACCAATGTTTGCCGAGACAAGGTTACGCAGTACGGGATTCACCGGGTTCCAACCGTAGTTGTGGATGGCAAATTGACGGAATGTTGTCAGAACCAGCAGTTAATCTCGCGAGATGCTCTGATTGCTGCTGGTATTGGACAAAGTTAA
- a CDS encoding MerR family transcriptional regulator, producing MSVNQGLLIGELSRQADVPVSTIRYYESQGLLKAPERTRSQYRVYSQEAKERLQFIQKAKRFRLSLEEIKQILALSEQGIAPCKRVSQMLKQHLVALDQHIQEMVVLRQELANRYQRIRTVLPDDDLEEFPEELCNGSVCGFIEHDDDNHLLKAEPHEA from the coding sequence ATGAGCGTGAATCAAGGATTATTGATCGGCGAACTGAGTCGTCAGGCAGATGTCCCAGTATCAACCATTCGCTACTACGAGAGCCAGGGACTCCTTAAGGCTCCTGAGCGCACCCGTTCCCAGTATCGAGTCTATTCGCAAGAAGCTAAGGAACGTTTGCAGTTTATTCAAAAAGCCAAGCGCTTTAGGCTTTCCTTAGAAGAAATCAAACAGATCCTGGCCCTCAGTGAGCAGGGCATAGCTCCGTGCAAGCGCGTTAGTCAGATGCTAAAGCAACACCTGGTTGCATTAGATCAGCACATACAGGAAATGGTGGTTTTGCGCCAAGAGCTAGCCAATCGATATCAACGCATTAGGACAGTACTCCCCGATGATGATTTAGAGGAGTTCCCCGAAGAGCTGTGTAATGGCAGCGTCTGTGGTTTCATTGAGCACGATGATGACAACCATCTCCTTAAGGCAGAACCACATGAAGCCTAA
- the merF gene encoding mercury resistance system transport protein MerF has product MKPKNALIASLTGTVVVALCCFTPILVIGLGVLGLGAWVGYLDYVLLPALGALIGLTFWSYRRYRCHCRKQN; this is encoded by the coding sequence ATGAAGCCTAAAAATGCACTGATTGCAAGTTTGACAGGAACGGTTGTTGTTGCGCTTTGCTGTTTTACGCCGATCTTGGTCATTGGGCTGGGTGTGTTGGGCTTGGGAGCGTGGGTCGGCTATCTCGATTATGTTCTGCTGCCTGCTTTAGGAGCCTTGATAGGACTGACCTTCTGGTCCTACAGGCGTTATCGTTGCCATTGCCGCAAGCAAAACTAA
- a CDS encoding putative iron-sulfur cluster-binding metallochaperone gives MSQCCCPPSSSTKTSFTCPQGNCRGKPIQLITLKSLLKPAALERLEPRSDYRFCDTPACPVVYFSNQGSAYTVQDLKVSVFQKDNRDDVPVCYCFGWTRQRIQSEMEWSENPQVVKIITAHIKTKRCGCEVNNPQGSCCLANVRHVIVDYRHPDSH, from the coding sequence ATGAGCCAATGTTGTTGTCCACCTTCATCCTCTACCAAGACATCGTTCACCTGTCCTCAGGGGAACTGCCGAGGGAAGCCAATTCAACTCATTACCTTAAAAAGTTTACTTAAACCCGCTGCCCTAGAGCGCTTAGAGCCACGCAGTGATTATCGCTTCTGTGATACGCCAGCATGCCCGGTTGTTTACTTTTCCAATCAAGGCAGTGCCTATACCGTGCAAGATTTGAAGGTATCTGTATTCCAAAAAGATAATAGAGATGATGTCCCGGTTTGCTACTGCTTTGGGTGGACTAGACAACGGATTCAGTCTGAAATGGAATGGTCAGAAAATCCTCAAGTCGTCAAGATCATCACGGCCCACATCAAAACAAAACGTTGTGGTTGTGAAGTAAATAACCCCCAGGGCAGTTGCTGTCTAGCCAATGTACGCCATGTGATTGTTGATTATCGACATCCTGATAGTCACTAA